The following proteins come from a genomic window of Pseudomonas hygromyciniae:
- the secA gene encoding preprotein translocase subunit SecA codes for MFAPLLKKLFGSKNEREVKRMLKTVQLVNAFEEQMVALSDEQLRAKTEEFKARIAKGETLDKLLPEAFAVAREAGKRVMGMRHFDVQLIGGMTLHEGMIAEMRTGEGKTLVATLGVYLNALSGKGVHVVTVNDYLARRDANWMRPLYEFLGLTVGVVTPFQPPEEKRAAYAADITYGTNNEFGFDYLRDNMAFSMEEKFQRELNFAVIDEVDSILIDEARTPLIISGQAEDSSRLYTEINKLIPRLEQHIEEVEGVVTKEGHYSIDEKTRQVELNEAGHQFVEEMLTQIGLLAEGESLYSAHNLGLLTHVYAGLRAHKLFHRNVEYIVQDGQVVLVDEHTGRTMPGRRLSEGLHQAIEAKEVLNIQAESQTLASTTFQNYFRLYNKLSGMTGTADTEAFEFHQIYGLSVMVIPPNKPLARKDYNDLVFLTADEKYAAIVADIKECMTHGRPVLVGTATIETSEHMSNLLNKEGIEHKVLNAKFHEKEAEIIAQAGRPGALTIATNMAGRGTDILLGGNWEVEVASLDNPTPEQIAQIKADWQKRHQAVLESGGLQVIASERHESRRIDNQLRGRAGRQGDAGSSRFYLSLEDSLMRIFASDRVKNFMKALGMQSGEAIEHRMVTNAIEKAQRKVEGRNFDIRKQLLEFDDVNNEQRKVIYHMRNTLLAADNIGETIADFRQDVLNATVSAHIPPQSLPEQWDVAGLEAALKSDFGVDLPVQQWLDEDDHLYEETLREKLMAELLAAYNEKEEQASAEALRTFEKQIVLRVLDDLWKDHLSTMDHLRHGIHLRGYAQKNPKQEYKRESFTLFSELLDSIKRDSIRVLSHVQVRREDPIEEEARLRQEAEALAARMQFQHDEAPGLESPEVLGEEVDVALAQAPVRNEQKLGRNEPCWCGSGKKFKHCHGEIN; via the coding sequence ATGTTTGCGCCTTTGTTAAAGAAACTTTTTGGAAGCAAGAATGAGCGCGAAGTCAAACGCATGCTCAAGACGGTGCAGCTGGTCAATGCCTTCGAAGAGCAGATGGTTGCTTTGTCGGACGAGCAATTGCGCGCCAAGACCGAAGAGTTCAAGGCCCGCATAGCCAAAGGTGAAACCCTCGACAAACTGCTGCCCGAAGCCTTTGCGGTCGCCCGCGAAGCCGGTAAGCGGGTAATGGGTATGCGCCACTTCGACGTCCAGTTGATCGGTGGCATGACCCTGCATGAAGGCATGATTGCCGAAATGCGCACCGGTGAAGGCAAGACCCTGGTGGCAACCCTGGGCGTTTACCTCAACGCACTGTCCGGCAAGGGCGTGCACGTTGTGACGGTGAACGACTACCTGGCCCGCCGGGACGCCAACTGGATGCGCCCGCTCTATGAATTCCTCGGCCTGACCGTCGGCGTGGTAACGCCGTTCCAGCCGCCGGAAGAGAAGCGCGCCGCCTACGCCGCCGACATCACCTACGGCACCAACAACGAATTCGGGTTCGACTACCTGCGCGACAACATGGCGTTCAGCATGGAAGAAAAATTCCAGCGTGAACTCAACTTTGCCGTGATCGACGAAGTCGACTCCATCCTCATCGACGAAGCCCGTACCCCGCTGATCATCTCCGGTCAGGCCGAGGACAGCTCGCGTCTGTACACCGAAATCAACAAGCTGATCCCGCGCCTCGAACAACATATCGAGGAAGTGGAAGGCGTAGTGACCAAAGAAGGTCATTACTCCATCGACGAGAAGACCCGTCAGGTCGAGCTCAACGAAGCCGGTCACCAGTTCGTCGAAGAGATGCTGACCCAGATCGGCCTGTTGGCTGAAGGCGAAAGCCTCTACTCGGCACACAACCTGGGCCTGTTGACCCACGTTTATGCCGGCCTGCGCGCCCACAAGCTGTTCCATCGCAACGTCGAATACATTGTCCAGGACGGCCAGGTTGTACTGGTCGACGAACACACCGGCCGTACCATGCCCGGTCGTCGTTTGTCCGAAGGCCTGCACCAGGCCATCGAAGCCAAGGAAGTGCTCAATATCCAGGCCGAGAGCCAGACGTTGGCCTCGACCACCTTCCAGAACTACTTCCGCCTGTACAACAAGCTGTCCGGCATGACCGGTACTGCTGATACCGAAGCGTTCGAATTCCACCAGATCTACGGTCTGTCGGTGATGGTGATCCCGCCGAACAAGCCGCTGGCGCGTAAAGACTACAACGACCTGGTGTTCCTGACCGCCGACGAGAAATACGCTGCAATCGTTGCCGACATCAAGGAATGCATGACCCACGGCCGTCCGGTCCTGGTGGGTACTGCAACCATCGAAACCTCCGAGCACATGTCCAACCTGCTCAACAAGGAAGGCATCGAGCACAAGGTTCTCAACGCCAAGTTCCACGAAAAAGAAGCCGAGATCATTGCCCAGGCCGGTCGCCCAGGCGCACTGACCATCGCTACCAACATGGCCGGTCGTGGTACCGACATCCTGTTGGGCGGTAACTGGGAAGTGGAAGTGGCCTCCCTGGACAACCCGACACCTGAGCAGATCGCCCAGATCAAGGCCGACTGGCAGAAACGCCACCAGGCGGTGCTGGAATCCGGTGGTTTGCAGGTGATCGCGTCCGAGCGTCACGAATCGCGCCGTATCGACAACCAGCTGCGTGGCCGTGCCGGTCGCCAGGGTGATGCCGGTTCCAGCCGTTTCTACCTGTCCCTGGAAGACAGCCTGATGCGCATCTTTGCCTCTGACCGGGTGAAGAACTTCATGAAGGCCCTGGGGATGCAGTCTGGGGAAGCGATCGAGCATCGCATGGTGACCAACGCCATCGAAAAGGCCCAGCGCAAGGTCGAAGGCCGCAACTTCGATATTCGTAAGCAACTGCTGGAGTTCGATGACGTCAACAACGAACAGCGTAAAGTGATTTATCACATGCGCAACACGTTGCTGGCCGCCGACAACATTGGCGAAACCATTGCCGACTTCCGCCAGGACGTGCTCAACGCCACCGTCAGCGCCCATATCCCGCCACAGTCGCTGCCTGAGCAGTGGGATGTTGCCGGCCTGGAAGCTGCGTTGAAGAGCGACTTCGGTGTCGACCTGCCGGTCCAGCAATGGCTCGACGAAGACGACCACCTGTACGAAGAAACCCTGCGCGAAAAACTGATGGCCGAACTGCTGGCCGCGTACAACGAGAAAGAAGAGCAAGCCAGTGCCGAAGCGCTGCGCACCTTCGAGAAGCAAATCGTTCTGCGTGTGCTGGACGACCTGTGGAAAGACCACCTGTCGACCATGGACCATCTGCGCCACGGTATCCACCTGCGTGGCTATGCCCAGAAGAACCCGAAGCAGGAGTACAAGCGCGAGTCGTTCACGCTGTTCTCCGAGTTGCTGGATTCGATCAAGCGCGATTCGATTCGTGTGCTGTCCCACGTTCAGGTGCGTCGCGAAGACCCGATCGAAGAAGAAGCCCGCCTGCGCCAGGAGGCCGAAGCCCTGGCCGCGCGCATGCAGTTCCAGCATGACGAAGCGCCGGGCCTTGAGTCGCCGGAAGTGTTGGGTGAAGAGGTCGATGTGGCCCT
- a CDS encoding DUF721 domain-containing protein yields the protein MAFRPLTARAPAVLLREAKPLKAIFGHAQRLGHLQRLLESQLQPAAREHCHVASWREGTLLLIVTDGHWATRLRYQQKRLQRQLQAFEVFESLLRIQFKVQPPTVQQGAVGHTMDLSVNAAETIQATADGITDPKLRAALERLAAHAKPKT from the coding sequence ATGGCATTTCGCCCTCTTACGGCTCGTGCTCCCGCCGTGTTGCTGCGCGAAGCCAAGCCTTTAAAAGCCATCTTTGGCCACGCTCAGCGCCTGGGCCACCTGCAGCGCCTGCTGGAAAGCCAACTGCAACCAGCGGCCCGCGAACACTGCCATGTAGCCTCGTGGCGCGAAGGTACGCTGCTGCTGATTGTCACAGATGGGCATTGGGCGACCCGCCTGCGCTACCAGCAAAAACGCTTGCAGCGCCAGCTCCAGGCATTTGAGGTCTTTGAGAGCCTGCTGCGCATCCAGTTCAAGGTCCAGCCTCCAACCGTGCAGCAAGGTGCGGTGGGGCATACCATGGATTTGTCGGTGAATGCCGCCGAAACCATCCAGGCGACAGCGGACGGCATTACCGATCCGAAGCTGCGCGCGGCATTGGAGCGGTTGGCGGCTCACGCCAAGCCCAAAACCTGA
- a CDS encoding helicase HerA-like domain-containing protein — MPDSSQLLIGADLEGQPIAQAMRLANRHGLIAGATGTGKTVTLQRLAEAFSDAGVAVFAADIKGDLCGLGAAGNPQGKVAERIAGMPFLNYAPKAYPVTLWDIHGQSGHPLRTTLSEMGPLLLGSLLELTDSQQSTLYAAFKVADREGLLLLDLKDLKALLNHLKFHPELLGDDAALMTTGSSQALLRRLAVLEQQGAEALFGEPALQLEDILQPASDGRGRIHLLDASRLVHESPKVYATFLLWLLAELFEQLPERGDADKPLLALFFDEAHLLFADTPKALQDRLEQVVRLIRSKGVGVYFVTQSPGDLPDNVLAQLGLRIQHGLRAFTTKEQKSLRAVADGFRPNPAFDALAVLTELGTGEALVGTLQEKGTPEVVQRVLVAPPQSRIGPLTAAERAALIASSSLLGRYDKPVDRESAYEVLMARKELGAQTSTTPAAEEPSFTDKAGAFLGTTAGKALKSAMQQAANQMGRQLVRGLLGSLLGGSKRK, encoded by the coding sequence ATGCCTGACTCCTCGCAACTTCTTATTGGCGCAGATCTCGAAGGCCAACCCATCGCCCAGGCTATGCGCCTGGCTAATCGCCATGGACTGATCGCCGGTGCCACCGGCACAGGCAAGACCGTGACGTTGCAGCGGCTGGCGGAGGCATTCAGTGATGCTGGCGTCGCGGTGTTCGCCGCCGATATCAAGGGTGATCTGTGTGGCCTGGGCGCCGCAGGCAATCCCCAGGGCAAGGTGGCCGAGCGTATTGCCGGCATGCCGTTCCTGAATTACGCGCCTAAGGCTTATCCGGTAACGCTGTGGGATATCCATGGTCAGTCCGGTCATCCGCTTCGTACAACCTTGAGCGAAATGGGCCCGTTGCTGCTGGGCAGTCTATTGGAACTGACCGACAGCCAGCAGTCGACGTTGTATGCAGCCTTTAAAGTGGCGGATCGCGAAGGCTTGCTGCTGCTGGACCTCAAGGACCTCAAGGCTCTGCTCAACCACCTCAAGTTCCATCCCGAACTACTGGGCGATGACGCCGCCCTGATGACCACCGGCTCCAGCCAGGCCTTGCTGCGGCGCTTGGCCGTGCTCGAACAGCAGGGCGCCGAAGCCTTGTTCGGCGAGCCGGCGCTGCAGCTGGAAGATATTCTGCAACCGGCCAGCGATGGGCGAGGGCGCATTCATCTGCTGGATGCCAGTCGTCTGGTGCACGAGTCGCCCAAGGTCTATGCGACCTTCCTGTTGTGGTTGCTGGCGGAGTTGTTCGAGCAGTTGCCGGAGCGTGGGGATGCCGACAAGCCGCTGCTGGCATTGTTTTTCGACGAGGCGCATTTGCTGTTTGCCGATACGCCCAAGGCCTTGCAGGACCGCCTGGAGCAAGTGGTGCGGTTGATTCGTTCGAAAGGCGTGGGTGTGTATTTTGTCACCCAGTCGCCGGGCGATTTGCCGGACAACGTGCTGGCCCAGTTGGGTTTGCGCATCCAGCATGGCCTGCGGGCATTTACCACCAAGGAGCAGAAATCCCTGCGGGCGGTTGCGGATGGTTTCCGGCCGAACCCGGCGTTCGATGCACTGGCGGTGTTGACCGAACTGGGTACCGGTGAGGCGCTGGTGGGCACGCTGCAGGAAAAAGGCACGCCCGAGGTGGTCCAGCGGGTGCTGGTAGCACCGCCGCAGTCGCGGATCGGGCCGTTGACCGCTGCCGAGCGCGCGGCCTTGATCGCCAGTTCGTCGCTATTGGGGCGCTATGACAAGCCGGTTGATCGTGAGTCGGCCTATGAAGTGCTGATGGCACGCAAGGAGCTGGGTGCGCAGACGAGCACTACGCCTGCCGCAGAAGAGCCGAGTTTCACCGACAAGGCCGGGGCATTTCTGGGAACTACGGCGGGCAAGGCCTTGAAGTCGGCGATGCAGCAGGCGGCCAATCAGATGGGCCGCCAGTTGGTGCGCGGGCTGCTGGGCTCGTTGCTTGGCGGTAGCAAGCGTAAGTAG
- a CDS encoding methyl-accepting chemotaxis protein, with amino-acid sequence MINSDEQANRTNSVAAAINQLGAAAQEIARNAAQASHQASDARHLAEDGQQVVERNIKAMTQLSEMISASSSNIEALNSKTVNIGQILEVITSISQQTNLLALNAAIEAARAGEAGRGFAVVADEVRNLAHRTQESAQQVQKMIEELQVGARDSVSTMSESQRHSLDSVEIANLAGERLSSVTQRIGEIDGMNQSVATATEEQTSVVESINIDITEINTLNQEGVENLQSTLRACSDLEQQAARLKQLVGSFRI; translated from the coding sequence ATGATCAATTCCGACGAACAGGCCAACCGCACCAACAGCGTCGCGGCAGCGATCAACCAGTTGGGCGCCGCCGCCCAGGAAATCGCCCGTAACGCCGCCCAAGCCTCGCACCAGGCCAGCGATGCGCGTCATCTGGCCGAAGATGGCCAGCAAGTGGTGGAGCGCAATATCAAGGCCATGACACAACTGTCCGAAATGATCAGCGCCTCAAGCAGCAACATCGAGGCACTCAACAGCAAGACGGTAAATATCGGGCAAATCCTTGAAGTGATCACCAGTATCTCCCAGCAAACCAACTTGCTGGCGCTCAACGCCGCCATTGAGGCCGCGCGCGCCGGGGAAGCCGGGCGTGGGTTTGCGGTGGTGGCAGACGAAGTGCGCAACCTGGCCCATCGCACGCAAGAGTCTGCGCAACAGGTGCAAAAGATGATCGAGGAGCTGCAAGTCGGCGCCCGGGACTCGGTCAGCACCATGAGCGAAAGCCAGCGCCACAGCCTCGACAGCGTAGAAATCGCCAACCTGGCAGGTGAACGCTTGAGCAGCGTGACCCAGCGTATCGGTGAAATCGACGGTATGAACCAATCGGTGGCGACCGCGACCGAGGAGCAGACCTCGGTGGTGGAATCGATCAACATCGATATCACCGAAATCAATACGCTCAATCAGGAAGGCGTGGAGAACCTGCAGTCCACCCTGCGCGCCTGCTCCGATCTGGAGCAGCAAGCGGCGCGCCTGAAACAACTGGTGGGAAGCTTCCGTATCTAA
- the purU gene encoding formyltetrahydrofolate deformylase, translating to MRTFRLVIACPDRVGIVAKVSNFLASHNGWITEASHHSDNLSGWFFMRHEIRADTLPFGLEAFREAFAPIAEEFSMTWRITDTEQKKRVVLMASRESHCLADLLHRWHSDELDCEIACVISNHDDLRSMVEWHGIPYYHVPVDSQNKQPAFTEVSRLVEQHQADVVVLARYMQILPPELCREYAGKVINIHHSFLPSFVGAKPYHQASLRGVKLIGATCHYVTEELDAGPIIEQDVVRVSHSDSIEDMVRFGRDVEKMVLARGLRYHLEDRVLVHGNKTVVF from the coding sequence ATGCGCACTTTTCGTCTGGTGATTGCCTGCCCGGATCGGGTTGGTATCGTCGCTAAAGTCAGTAACTTTCTGGCCTCCCATAACGGCTGGATCACCGAAGCGAGTCATCACTCGGACAATCTCAGCGGTTGGTTTTTCATGCGTCACGAAATCCGTGCCGACACGCTGCCCTTTGGTCTTGAGGCATTTCGCGAGGCGTTTGCGCCTATCGCCGAAGAGTTTTCAATGACATGGCGCATTACCGATACCGAGCAGAAAAAGCGCGTGGTGCTGATGGCCAGTCGCGAATCCCATTGCCTGGCGGACTTGCTGCACCGCTGGCACAGCGATGAGCTGGACTGTGAAATCGCCTGCGTGATTTCCAACCATGACGACCTGCGCAGCATGGTTGAATGGCACGGTATTCCTTACTACCACGTGCCGGTCGACTCGCAGAACAAACAGCCGGCCTTCACCGAAGTCTCGCGCCTGGTCGAGCAGCATCAAGCGGACGTCGTGGTACTGGCGCGCTACATGCAGATCCTGCCGCCGGAACTGTGCCGCGAATATGCAGGCAAGGTGATCAACATTCACCACAGCTTCCTACCGTCGTTTGTCGGGGCCAAGCCGTACCACCAGGCGTCCCTGCGCGGCGTGAAGCTGATTGGTGCAACCTGCCACTATGTCACCGAGGAACTGGACGCCGGTCCCATCATCGAGCAGGACGTGGTGCGCGTCAGCCACAGTGACAGCATTGAAGACATGGTGCGCTTCGGCCGCGACGTCGAGAAAATGGTCCTGGCCCGTGGCTTGCGCTATCACCTGGAAGACCGTGTGCTGGTGCACGGCAACAAGACCGTGGTGTTCTGA
- the mvaT gene encoding histone-like nucleoid-structuring protein MvaT: MSLINEYRATEEAIKELQARLKNLSQDDKLQTELEFEGKLRTLMGEYSKSLRDIIALLDPESKVKAPRGAVKVTGTKRARKVKQYKNPHNGEVIETKGGNHKTLKEWKAKWGGDVVEGWATLLG; the protein is encoded by the coding sequence ATGTCCCTGATCAACGAATACCGTGCCACCGAAGAAGCTATCAAAGAGCTGCAAGCCCGTTTGAAGAATCTGTCCCAAGACGACAAACTGCAAACCGAGCTGGAATTCGAAGGCAAATTGCGCACCCTGATGGGTGAATATTCCAAATCCCTGCGTGACATCATCGCGCTGCTGGATCCGGAATCGAAAGTTAAAGCACCACGCGGTGCAGTAAAAGTTACCGGCACCAAGCGCGCCCGTAAGGTCAAGCAATACAAAAACCCGCACAACGGTGAAGTGATTGAAACCAAAGGTGGCAATCACAAGACTCTGAAAGAGTGGAAAGCCAAGTGGGGCGGTGACGTGGTTGAAGGCTGGGCTACCCTGCTGGGCTAA
- the sbcB gene encoding exodeoxyribonuclease I, translating to MTSIFWYDYETTGINPRSDRPLQVAGIRTDLDLNEIGPPVNLYCQPSDDILPHPAACMITGITPGQLAEKGLAEADFMTRVHAELAAPGTCGAGYNTLRFDDEMTRYSLYRNFFDPYAREWQGGNSRWDLIDVLRTAYALRPDGIVWPEQDGRVTLKLERLTAANGIDHGQAHEALADVRATIALARLVRDKQPKLYEWLFQLRSKQRVMDQIRLLQPMVHISGRFSAERHYLGVVLPLAWHPRNRNALIVCDLGLDPQGLLDLDAQTLRQRLYTRRDELAEGELPVPLKLIHINRCPVVAPLSVLRAQDQQRLNLDMSEYQARALRLTDAQELWQDKLPAIYAEEDFAATADPEQQLYDGFIGDRDRRLCEQVRVAEPAQLARQQWPFDDHRLPELLFRYRARNFAYTLDDEEQQRWKLFCQQRLSDADYGAPNTLESFNKARLELDVSATSFQRQVLDEWQEYADALRQRLSL from the coding sequence GTGACCTCGATCTTCTGGTACGACTATGAAACCACTGGCATCAACCCACGCAGCGACCGTCCACTGCAGGTCGCCGGGATTCGCACCGACCTTGACCTCAATGAGATAGGGCCGCCGGTCAACCTCTATTGCCAGCCCAGCGACGATATCCTGCCGCACCCGGCGGCGTGCATGATCACGGGCATTACCCCCGGCCAACTGGCGGAAAAAGGCCTGGCCGAAGCCGATTTCATGACACGGGTGCATGCCGAACTGGCGGCCCCCGGCACCTGCGGCGCAGGCTATAACACCCTGCGCTTTGACGATGAAATGACCCGCTATAGCCTGTATCGCAACTTCTTCGACCCCTATGCCCGGGAATGGCAGGGCGGCAACAGCCGTTGGGATTTGATCGATGTGCTGCGCACGGCCTACGCGCTGCGGCCAGATGGCATCGTCTGGCCCGAGCAGGACGGGCGCGTAACTTTAAAGTTGGAGCGCTTGACGGCGGCCAATGGAATCGACCATGGCCAGGCCCACGAAGCCCTGGCCGACGTACGGGCCACGATTGCCCTGGCGCGCCTGGTCCGGGACAAACAACCGAAGTTGTACGAATGGCTGTTTCAACTGCGTAGCAAGCAACGGGTCATGGATCAAATCCGCCTGTTGCAGCCCATGGTGCATATTTCCGGGCGTTTTTCCGCCGAGCGCCATTACCTGGGGGTGGTGCTGCCGTTGGCGTGGCATCCGCGCAATCGCAACGCGTTGATTGTCTGTGATCTGGGGCTCGACCCACAGGGGTTGCTGGATCTGGATGCGCAGACACTGCGCCAGCGTTTGTACACCCGGCGCGATGAGTTGGCTGAAGGCGAGTTGCCGGTGCCGCTCAAATTAATACACATCAATCGCTGCCCGGTGGTCGCGCCGTTGAGTGTGTTGCGGGCGCAAGACCAGCAGCGTTTGAATCTGGATATGAGTGAATATCAGGCTCGGGCGCTGCGGCTAACTGACGCACAGGAACTTTGGCAGGATAAATTGCCAGCGATTTATGCCGAAGAAGATTTCGCCGCAACCGCCGACCCGGAGCAACAGCTCTACGATGGTTTTATTGGTGATCGGGATCGGCGTTTATGTGAACAAGTCCGGGTTGCGGAACCAGCGCAATTAGCACGCCAGCAGTGGCCTTTTGATGATCATCGTTTGCCGGAATTATTGTTTCGCTATCGTGCCCGTAACTTTGCGTACACCTTGGATGACGAAGAGCAACAACGCTGGAAACTATTCTGTCAGCAGCGCTTGTCAGACGCGGATTACGGCGCACCCAATACCCTCGAGAGTTTCAATAAGGCCAGGCTTGAATTGGACGTTAGTGCTACATCGTTTCAGCGTCAGGTACTGGATGAATGGCAGGAATATGCTGACGCTTTACGCCAGCGCCTGAGCCTGTAA
- a CDS encoding stage II sporulation protein M: MKQSLFETRHQPHWQAFAAQLALLEQGKAKAHDLTRFPHDYRRLCQHLALAQERGYSSYLVDPLQQLALRGHQQLYRHRSQLGAKTLGFLLADFPRTVREQWRFVLVASLLFFGSLAGIALLVYLFPDLIYTIVSTQQVTEMQSMYDPDASRLGRAAERASSEDWMMFGYYVMNNIGIAFQTFAGGLLFGLGSVFFLFFNGLMIGAVAGHLTQIGYGQTFWSFVIGHGAFELTAIALAGAAGLQLGWALIAPGALPRGESLRLAARKSVQMICGVMVFLLIAAFIEAYWSSTNAVQPWGKYLVGAALWALVIAYLLFAGRSRHAPE, from the coding sequence ATGAAACAGAGCCTGTTCGAAACCCGTCACCAGCCGCACTGGCAGGCCTTTGCCGCGCAACTGGCACTGCTTGAACAAGGCAAGGCCAAGGCCCACGATCTGACGCGCTTCCCCCACGATTACCGACGCCTGTGCCAACACCTGGCACTGGCACAGGAGCGCGGCTACAGCAGCTACCTGGTAGACCCGCTGCAACAACTGGCCTTGCGCGGCCATCAACAGCTGTATCGCCATCGCAGCCAGCTCGGCGCCAAGACCCTGGGCTTCCTGCTGGCGGATTTTCCCCGTACGGTTCGCGAACAATGGCGCTTCGTGCTGGTAGCCAGCCTGCTGTTCTTTGGCAGCCTGGCCGGCATTGCCTTGCTGGTCTATCTGTTCCCCGACTTGATCTACACCATCGTCAGTACCCAGCAAGTGACCGAGATGCAAAGCATGTACGACCCCGACGCCAGTCGCCTGGGGCGCGCGGCCGAACGGGCATCGAGTGAGGACTGGATGATGTTCGGCTACTACGTCATGAACAACATCGGCATCGCATTCCAGACCTTCGCCGGCGGCTTGCTGTTCGGCCTGGGCAGCGTGTTTTTCCTGTTTTTCAATGGCCTGATGATCGGGGCCGTTGCCGGGCACCTGACACAAATCGGCTACGGGCAAACCTTCTGGTCCTTTGTCATCGGCCATGGCGCCTTCGAACTGACAGCCATTGCCCTGGCCGGCGCGGCAGGCCTGCAGTTGGGCTGGGCATTGATCGCTCCGGGAGCGTTGCCCCGGGGTGAGTCACTGCGGCTGGCAGCCCGCAAGAGCGTGCAAATGATCTGCGGTGTGATGGTGTTCCTGCTTATCGCAGCCTTTATAGAAGCCTATTGGTCCTCTACCAACGCCGTACAGCCTTGGGGCAAGTACCTAGTGGGCGCTGCACTCTGGGCGCTGGTGATCGCCTATCTGTTGTTCGCCGGCAGGAGTCGTCATGCGCCTGAGTGA
- a CDS encoding DUF4129 domain-containing protein, producing the protein MRLSDASVVIRPRSSWEAMDLGVLLAREHRVLLMSSWALVSLPIFILISVLLWDYPSVAVLVFWWLKPAFERLPLYILSKVLFGETPSLKQALRQWPGLLRGQLLASLTWRRFSLSRSFAMPVVQLEGLGGMARQQRLGVLQQRNAGAARWLTLIGIHLETALWIGLMALFYLFLPQQVELDWDWQQLALASSQDWLWLEHLSNAFYALILVFWEPIYVACGFSLYLNRRTVLEAWDLELVFRRLRQRLEATVAILLLAVGLLVIVPTPQAMANPPVDSTPLSTSQASQSIKRLLEQPPFKNPETVTRYRFGEDKGTNKAKPVDDAKLPAWLKSLLDNLNSDTFKSLAMVMEVLLWGLLVAGISLLAWRYRDWLQAFVSRRRAPRSKAAQPVPSQLFGLDMGVETLPDDIASAAEQLWATEPREALGLLYRGLLSRLLHDFNLPLKNADTEGQVLEHVRHLQQPQLLAFSDDLTRHWQNLAYGHRVPPALAQQQLCAHWRSLFASEAVR; encoded by the coding sequence ATGCGCCTGAGTGACGCCAGTGTGGTGATTCGTCCTCGCTCCTCGTGGGAAGCCATGGACCTGGGGGTGTTGCTGGCCCGCGAGCACCGCGTGCTATTGATGAGCAGTTGGGCCCTGGTGAGCCTGCCGATCTTTATCCTGATCAGCGTTTTGCTGTGGGACTACCCGTCTGTAGCCGTGCTGGTGTTCTGGTGGCTGAAACCGGCCTTTGAGCGTCTGCCGCTGTATATCCTGTCCAAGGTGCTGTTTGGCGAGACGCCCAGTCTCAAACAAGCGCTGCGCCAATGGCCAGGGCTGCTCAGGGGGCAACTGCTGGCCAGCCTGACCTGGAGGCGCTTTAGCCTCAGTCGCAGCTTTGCCATGCCTGTGGTGCAACTCGAAGGCCTCGGTGGCATGGCCCGCCAACAACGGTTGGGGGTCCTGCAACAGCGCAACGCTGGGGCGGCTCGCTGGCTGACGCTGATCGGCATTCACCTGGAAACAGCACTATGGATTGGCTTGATGGCGCTGTTCTACCTGTTCCTGCCCCAACAGGTAGAGCTGGACTGGGACTGGCAACAGTTGGCGCTGGCCAGCAGCCAGGACTGGCTCTGGCTGGAGCACCTGAGCAATGCCTTCTACGCCCTGATCCTGGTGTTCTGGGAGCCCATCTACGTGGCGTGTGGATTCAGCCTCTACCTCAACCGGCGTACCGTACTCGAAGCCTGGGACCTGGAGTTGGTGTTCCGCCGCCTGCGCCAGCGCCTGGAAGCGACGGTGGCCATCCTGCTGCTGGCGGTCGGCCTGCTAGTGATCGTGCCAACGCCCCAGGCCATGGCCAATCCACCGGTCGACTCGACACCATTGAGCACGTCGCAGGCCAGCCAATCGATCAAACGCCTGCTGGAACAACCCCCGTTCAAGAATCCGGAAACCGTCACCCGCTACCGTTTCGGCGAGGACAAGGGCACCAACAAAGCCAAGCCCGTGGATGATGCCAAGTTACCTGCCTGGCTTAAATCCTTGCTGGACAACCTCAACAGCGACACATTCAAGTCCCTGGCCATGGTGATGGAGGTGCTGCTCTGGGGCCTGCTGGTCGCCGGGATTAGCCTGCTCGCCTGGCGCTATCGCGACTGGCTGCAGGCCTTTGTCAGCCGCCGCCGCGCCCCACGGTCCAAGGCGGCGCAGCCTGTGCCGTCACAACTGTTCGGCCTGGACATGGGCGTGGAAACCTTACCCGATGACATTGCCAGTGCCGCCGAGCAGCTGTGGGCCACCGAGCCCCGCGAAGCCCTTGGCCTGCTGTATCGCGGCCTGCTCAGCCGGCTGCTGCATGACTTCAACCTGCCACTGAAAAACGCCGACACCGAAGGCCAGGTCCTGGAACATGTGCGCCACTTGCAGCAGCCGCAATTGCTGGCATTCAGCGACGACCTGACCCGGCACTGGCAAAACCTCGCCTACGGCCATCGCGTACCGCCTGCCCTGGCCCAACAACAGCTCTGCGCCCATTGGCGCAGCTTGTTCGCCAGCGAGGCCGTGCGATGA